A genomic segment from Mus caroli chromosome 17, CAROLI_EIJ_v1.1, whole genome shotgun sequence encodes:
- the Pacsin1 gene encoding protein kinase C and casein kinase substrate in neurons protein 1, whose translation MSGSYDEASEEITDSFWEVGNYKRTVKRIDDGHRLCNDLMSCVQERAKIEKAYAQQLTDWAKRWRQLIEKGPQYGSLERAWGAMMTEADKVSELHQEVKNSLLNEDLEKVKNWQKDAYHKQIMGGFKETKEAEDGFRKAQKPWAKKMKELEAAKKAYHLACKEERLAMTREMNSKTEQSVTPEQQKKLVDKVDKCRQDVQKTQEKYEKVLEDVGKTTPQYMEGMEQVFEQCQQFEEKRLVFLKEVLLDIKRHLNLAENSSYMHVYRELEQAIRGADAQEDLRWFRSTSGPGMPMNWPQFEEWNPDLPHTTAKKEKQPKKAEGATLSNATGAVESTSQAGDRGSVSSYDRGQPYATEWSDDESGNPFGGNEANGGANPFEDDAKGVRVRALYDYDGQEQDELSFKAGDELTKLGEEDEQGWCRGRLDSGQLGLYPANYVEAI comes from the exons ATGTCTGGCTCCTACGATGAGGCCTCAGAGGAGATCACGGATAGCTTCTGGGAG GTGGGGAACTACAAGCGGACGGTGAAGCGCATCGACGATGGGCACCGCCTGTGCAACGACCTCATGAGCTGCGTGCAGGAGCGCGCCAAGATCGAGAAGGCATACGCGCAGCAGCTCACCGACTGGGCCAAGCGCTGGCGCCAGCTCATCGAGAAAG GTCCTCAGTATGGCAGCCTGGAGCGGGCGTGGGGCGCCATGATGACAGAAGCAGATAAGGTCAGCGAGCTACACCAGGAGGTGAAGAACAGCCTGCTGAATGAGGACCTGGAGAAAGTCAAGAACTGGCAGAAGGATGCCTATCACAAGCAGATCATGGGTGGCTTCAAGGAGACGAAAGAGGCCGAGGATGGCTTCCGAAAGGCCCAGAAGCCCTGGGCTAAGAAGATGAAGGAG CTAGAGGCAGCCAAGAAGGCCTATCACTTGGCTTGTAAGGAGGAAAGGCTGGCCATGACCCGGGAGATGAACAGTAAGACGGAGCAGTCGGTCACCCCTGAACAGCAGAAGAAACTTGTGGACAAAGTGGACAAATGCAGACAGGACGTGCAAAAG ACTCAGGAGAAGTACGAGAAGGTGCTGGAAGACGTGGGCAAGACCACACCACAGTACATGGAGGGCATGGAGCAGGTGTTTGAGCAGTGCCAGCAGTTTGAGGAGAAGCGGCTGGTCTTCCTGAAGGAAGTCCTGCTGGATATCAAACGGCATCTCAACCTAGCAGAGAACAGCAG CTACATGCATGTCTACCGAGAACTGGAGCAGGCCATCCGGGGAGCCGATGCCCAGGAGGACCTCAGGTGGTTCCGCAGCACCAGTGGCCCCGGGATGCCCATGAACTGGCCGCAGTTTGAG gaGTGGAACCCAGACCTCCCGCACACCACTGCCAAGAAGGAGAAACAGCCTAAGAAGGCAGAGGGGGCCACCCTGAGCAATGCCACTGGGGCTGTAGAATCCACATCCCAGGCTGGGGACCGTGGCAG TGTTAGCAGCTATGACCGAGGCCAACCATATGCCACCGAGTGGTCAGACGATGAGAGCGGAAACCCCTTCGGGGGGAATGAGGCCAATGGTGGCGCCAACCCCTTCGAGGATGATGCCAAGGGAGTTCGTGTACGGGCACTCTATGACTACGACGGTCAGGAGCAGGATGAGCTCAGCTTCAAGGCCG GAGACGAGCTCACCAAGCTCGGAGAGGAAGATGAACAGGGTTGGTGCCGCGGGCGGCTGGACAGCGGACAGCTGGGCCTCTATCCTGCCAACTACGTTGAGGCTATATAG
- the Spdef gene encoding SAM pointed domain-containing Ets transcription factor isoform X1 codes for MGSASPGLSNVSPGCLLLFPDVAPRTGAEKAASGAMGPEKQEWSPSPPATPEQGLSAFYLSYFNMYPDDSSWIAKVPEARAGEDHPEEPEQCPVIDSQASGSTLDEHSLEQVQSMVVGEVLKDIETACKLLNITADPGDWSPGNVQKWLLWTEHQYRLPPAGKAFQELGGKELCAMSEEQFRQRAPLGGDVLHAHLDIWKSAAWMKERTSPGTLHYCASTSEEGWTDGEVDSSCSGQPIHLWQFLKELLLKPHSYGRFIRWLNKEKGIFKIEDSAQVARLWGVRKNRPAMNYDKLSRSIRQYYKKGIIRKPDISQRLVYQFVHPV; via the exons ATGGGCAGCGCCAGCCCAGGCCTGAGCAACGTGTCCCCCGGTTGCCTGCTACTGTTCCCAGATGTGGCACCGCGAACAGGGGCGGAGAAGGCAGCATCGGGAGCAATGGGCCCTGAGAAGCAGGAATGGAGTCCTAGCCCGCCCGCCACCCCTGAGCAGGGCCTGTCTGCTTTCTACCTCTCTTACTTTAACATGTATCCTGACGATAGCAGCTGGATCGCCAAAGTCCCCGAGGCCCGTGCCGGGGAGGACCACCCGGAGGAGCCCGAGCAGTGTCCTGTCATTGACAGCCAGGCCTCTGGGAGCACGTTGGATGAGCACTCGCTAGAGCAGGTGCAATCAATGGTTGTGGGCGAGGTCCTGAAAGATATCGAGACGGCCTGCAAGCTTCTGAACATCACAGCAG ACCCTGGGGACTGGAGCCCTGGTAACGTGCAGAAGTGGCTTCTATGGACAGAACACCAGTATCGGCTGCCTCCAGCAGGCAAGGCCTTCCAGGAGCTGGGCGGTAAGGAGCTGTGCGCCATGTCCGAGGAACAGTTCCGTCAGCGTGCACCCTTGGGTGGGGATGTACTGCATGCCCACCTGGACATCTGGAAGTCAG CGGCCTGGATGAAGGAGAGGACCTCGCCTGGGACCCTTCACTACTGCG CCTCCACCAGCGAGGAGGGCTGGACGGATGGTGAGGTGGACTCGTCGTGCTCCGGGCAGCCCATCCACCTGTGGCAGTTCCTCAAAGAACTGCTGCTCAAGCCCCACAGCTATGGCCGCTTCATCCGCTGGCTCAACAAGGAGAAAG gcatcTTCAAAATTGAGGACTCGGCACAGGTGGCCCGACTGTGGGGTGTGCGCAAGAACCGGCCAGCCATGAACTATGATAAACTAAGCCGCTCTATCCGCCAGTATTACAAGAAGGGCATCATTCGCAAACCCGACATCTCTCAGCGCCTCGTCTACCAGTTTGTGCATCCAGTCTGA
- the Spdef gene encoding SAM pointed domain-containing Ets transcription factor isoform X2 — MGSASPGLSNVSPGCLLLFPDVAPRTGAEKAASGAMGPEKQEWSPSPPATPEQGLSAFYLSYFNMYPDDSSWIAKVPEARAGEDHPEEPEQCPVIDSQASGSTLDEHSLEQVQSMVVGEVLKDIETACKLLNITADPGDWSPGNVQKWLLWTEHQYRLPPAGKAFQELGGKELCAMSEEQFRQRAPLGGDVLHAHLDIWKSASTSEEGWTDGEVDSSCSGQPIHLWQFLKELLLKPHSYGRFIRWLNKEKGIFKIEDSAQVARLWGVRKNRPAMNYDKLSRSIRQYYKKGIIRKPDISQRLVYQFVHPV; from the exons ATGGGCAGCGCCAGCCCAGGCCTGAGCAACGTGTCCCCCGGTTGCCTGCTACTGTTCCCAGATGTGGCACCGCGAACAGGGGCGGAGAAGGCAGCATCGGGAGCAATGGGCCCTGAGAAGCAGGAATGGAGTCCTAGCCCGCCCGCCACCCCTGAGCAGGGCCTGTCTGCTTTCTACCTCTCTTACTTTAACATGTATCCTGACGATAGCAGCTGGATCGCCAAAGTCCCCGAGGCCCGTGCCGGGGAGGACCACCCGGAGGAGCCCGAGCAGTGTCCTGTCATTGACAGCCAGGCCTCTGGGAGCACGTTGGATGAGCACTCGCTAGAGCAGGTGCAATCAATGGTTGTGGGCGAGGTCCTGAAAGATATCGAGACGGCCTGCAAGCTTCTGAACATCACAGCAG ACCCTGGGGACTGGAGCCCTGGTAACGTGCAGAAGTGGCTTCTATGGACAGAACACCAGTATCGGCTGCCTCCAGCAGGCAAGGCCTTCCAGGAGCTGGGCGGTAAGGAGCTGTGCGCCATGTCCGAGGAACAGTTCCGTCAGCGTGCACCCTTGGGTGGGGATGTACTGCATGCCCACCTGGACATCTGGAAGTCAG CCTCCACCAGCGAGGAGGGCTGGACGGATGGTGAGGTGGACTCGTCGTGCTCCGGGCAGCCCATCCACCTGTGGCAGTTCCTCAAAGAACTGCTGCTCAAGCCCCACAGCTATGGCCGCTTCATCCGCTGGCTCAACAAGGAGAAAG gcatcTTCAAAATTGAGGACTCGGCACAGGTGGCCCGACTGTGGGGTGTGCGCAAGAACCGGCCAGCCATGAACTATGATAAACTAAGCCGCTCTATCCGCCAGTATTACAAGAAGGGCATCATTCGCAAACCCGACATCTCTCAGCGCCTCGTCTACCAGTTTGTGCATCCAGTCTGA